The Nitrospirota bacterium DNA segment AGACAATATCCTTGTAGAGCCGTGATAGACCTCCTTAAACTTCTCATTATTTTTGTATTTATACTATACGCCCTCAGATTGAGGTGGAACCTTGGACTTGTTATGCTTGTGGCATCTGCTCTACTCGGTGTCACATTCTTCATGAGTCCACGGGAGATTATTCAATCTGCCTACAGAGGACTGATAGAGCCAATCACATTCGAACTCATTGTCGCTCTCACAGCCATAATGGTCCTTGAAAATATCCTCAGGAAGACCGAGACCCTGAAAAGGATGATGGATTCGCTGAACGGAATTATAAAGGATAGTAGAGTTATTATGGCATCTGTCCCGGCACTTATAGGGTTGCTTCCATCTGCAGGAGGTGCTGTCTTTTCAGCACCGATGGTGGACGAAGCGGGGAGACACCTTTCAATCAGCAATGAAAGAAAGGCATTCATAAACTACTGGTTCAGACATCCATGGGAATATATCTTTCCTCTTTACCCAGGTATAGTCCTTGCTTCTGCAATTGAGGGGGTACATGTAGGCAGACTGGTGCTTACCCAGCTTCCATTGGGATTAGCTTTTATTGTAGGAGGTATCGTCTGGGGACTGAGGGGAATCAAGAGCGAAAAGAGGAGCACAACTGATAAGAAGGATTACAGGACTCTGATGCTCAGTCTTTTTCCAATCATTGCTGTGATACTGCTTGTACTGGTGATCAATCTTCAACTATCGGTAGCCCTGATAATTGTAATAGGCTCCCTTTTTCTTCTCCACAGGTATAGCATTTCCCATGTGTGGGAGGCTATAAGGAAGGGTGTTTCAATCAATATTATCTGGCTCGTTACAGGTGTAATGGTCTTTAAAGAGATGTTGAAGGCATCAGGTGCGGCGGTCTCAATACCGATATATCTATCTGAGCAGGGCATACCTGTTGTTGCACTTCTTTTCCTGATGCCTTTTCTTACAGGTTTACTCACAGGACTCACCGTAGGCTTTGTAGGAATAACATTCCCGATGCTCGTAAATCTTCTTGGTAACCCCCTCGAACTCAAGTTGATGGCGTTTGCATTCGGCTGTGGCTACCTTGGGGTATTGCTTTCACCTGTGCACCTATGCTTTATACTTACCAGAGAATACTTTAAGGCTGATATTGGCAGGATATATCGAATAATGATAATGCCATCAGTATTAATTCTTATAGTTGCAGTGCTGATGTTGATATGATGCTTCAAAAAAATCTATCTATCAGACTTGCCTTTTTCTTCGCTTTGCTTTTTCAGGTTTTTCCTCAGTTTTATCTTCCACCATCCTTAACATATCTTCTACCACAATCCGTTCCTCATGACGCAATCTGTCAATGATTTCGGAGTCTTTTGTTTCAAGGTACTTTATAAGTGTTGAAAAGGGAGATAAAAATTCAATAAGTTCTGGTTGGTTTGCTATCTCAATTTCTTCCAAAATTATCTTTATCATTTCAGTTTTCTTTTCTTCAACAAGTGATTTCAATACCCATGCGAATAGGTCTATAAATTCGGTTTTCTTTCGCATTTTAATTAGACAAAATAGTATTTCTCTAAAAATTTTAAGAGCTCCGTCTGTGTTGCCTTTAAGCGTTTCATCTATAAAAAGATGTACATAAGCATGCCCTAAATTAAATAAATGTTTATCAGTAGGCTCTATTTCGACTGCTTTTTTGAAAGCCTCAATAGCATCTTCAAAAAGATGACTTTGGACATATGCAACACCTAAGCCAGCCCAACCGATATCCGATTCTGGGTATATCTCAATTATTTTTTTGAATGCATTTATTGCTTCTTTATATTTCTTAAGTTTAGTGTAGATAAGCCCAAGAGTATACAATGATTGATCACAAGTAGGTTCGATCTCAATATGCCCGAGAGTTATTTTTTCTTGAAGCTCTTTTAAAACATTATCTAAATGTGTAAGTAATTCTTCTTTCGTAAACCATATCTGTAAAAATCTTACAATAAACCCAAGTCTCTTTCTCCCTGCTTCTATCCTCATTCGCCTCCAAAGGCTAAAAAGTATCTCATTAAAGTCATAAAACACCTTTTTTGCATATTTTTTTGCTATCTTGATATATCCTATCTTCTCAAGTCGTTTAATCTGAGAGATCACGATATTGACTGGTATATAACAGCGGACAGCTATTTCAGTTGGTGTAAGCAAGCTTTCAGCTCTTGCCATCACATCAATGATCTCTTTTTGTTGCTCAGAAAGATCTCTCATTCTTTCTCGGAAATAAGGAGAGAGTTCATCGAGGATTTTAAGAAAGATATTTTCCACTGAGGTTATGTCGCCTTCGACAATCATATGATACAAGCTTAAAATAAGCCTCGGATTCCCTCCTGATAATTCATGAATTGCCCTTAGTTTGGGTTCTGATTTCTTAAACTCTTCTATAAGGGCATTATTCCCATCAATCTCTGCATATCGATTGAGCAGTGCTACAGAATCTTCAAAAGATAAATCCTTGAGCCAGATAACCTCAAAAAAATTATAAAGAGGTTTATCATGATTAATGATTGAATCGAAAAGGGTTGGAGCTGAGCCGATTAGTAAAATACTATCATAGGTCATCAATACTTCTCTTAAGGAAGACTGGTCTTCATTAGTAAATCGTTCAATAATATCGTTTAAGTTATCAACAAGAAGCAGTAATATTTTCCCTGTTTTCTCCTTAAAAGTTTTAATATAAGAAAATGCAAGTTCTTTTTGTCTATCATCTAAGGTAATGGGCCTGATTAATTCTTCTGGGATTGGTAGTATTCCTTCTGTTTTTGATTTGGCAAGATGCCGCAGTGTCCACATAATAAATTTTATTATATTCCCATAATATTCCTCTTCTGGGAAAATAACAGGGACAAACTTCTCTTTATAAACATTCAATCCCTTTGTTTTAATGGCTCCCCTGAGAGCATGATAGAGTATTTGTAATATATGGGTTTTACCAATTCCTTTTGGACCGACAAGTATTGCATGAGAAAAACTTTGCCCTGAAGATGCATTCTTTAATATCCGCTTTAGATTATCGAGTTCCGTATTTCTCCCGATAAGAGTATCCTCAAGTGTTTTAGGGTCAAGCAATGCAGGTGTATATTTATAAAATTTCATGATTATTCCTCTACTAAATCGTAATATCTTAGCCACCAGTCTCTAAGGATATTAGTTGTAAAACTATAAGATTTTGTTTCTGTATCATAGGAAACATAAAAGTCGTTTTCAATGTCGTTC contains these protein-coding regions:
- a CDS encoding tetratricopeptide repeat protein, whose translation is MNVYKEKFVPVIFPEEEYYGNIIKFIMWTLRHLAKSKTEGILPIPEELIRPITLDDRQKELAFSYIKTFKEKTGKILLLLVDNLNDIIERFTNEDQSSLREVLMTYDSILLIGSAPTLFDSIINHDKPLYNFFEVIWLKDLSFEDSVALLNRYAEIDGNNALIEEFKKSEPKLRAIHELSGGNPRLILSLYHMIVEGDITSVENIFLKILDELSPYFRERMRDLSEQQKEIIDVMARAESLLTPTEIAVRCYIPVNIVISQIKRLEKIGYIKIAKKYAKKVFYDFNEILFSLWRRMRIEAGRKRLGFIVRFLQIWFTKEELLTHLDNVLKELQEKITLGHIEIEPTCDQSLYTLGLIYTKLKKYKEAINAFKKIIEIYPESDIGWAGLGVAYVQSHLFEDAIEAFKKAVEIEPTDKHLFNLGHAYVHLFIDETLKGNTDGALKIFREILFCLIKMRKKTEFIDLFAWVLKSLVEEKKTEMIKIILEEIEIANQPELIEFLSPFSTLIKYLETKDSEIIDRLRHEERIVVEDMLRMVEDKTEEKPEKAKRRKRQV
- a CDS encoding DUF401 family protein, which produces MIDLLKLLIIFVFILYALRLRWNLGLVMLVASALLGVTFFMSPREIIQSAYRGLIEPITFELIVALTAIMVLENILRKTETLKRMMDSLNGIIKDSRVIMASVPALIGLLPSAGGAVFSAPMVDEAGRHLSISNERKAFINYWFRHPWEYIFPLYPGIVLASAIEGVHVGRLVLTQLPLGLAFIVGGIVWGLRGIKSEKRSTTDKKDYRTLMLSLFPIIAVILLVLVINLQLSVALIIVIGSLFLLHRYSISHVWEAIRKGVSINIIWLVTGVMVFKEMLKASGAAVSIPIYLSEQGIPVVALLFLMPFLTGLLTGLTVGFVGITFPMLVNLLGNPLELKLMAFAFGCGYLGVLLSPVHLCFILTREYFKADIGRIYRIMIMPSVLILIVAVLMLI